The Deltaproteobacteria bacterium genome has a segment encoding these proteins:
- a CDS encoding sulfurtransferase TusA family protein: MVTADKTIDCTGLNCPLPVLKTKKAMDELTPGQTLEMLSTDPGSKNDITAWAKRTGNELVETVEDSGVFKFYLKKS; the protein is encoded by the coding sequence ATGGTAACAGCCGACAAAACCATCGATTGCACCGGATTGAATTGCCCGCTCCCGGTTTTAAAGACCAAAAAGGCCATGGATGAATTAACACCCGGTCAGACCCTGGAGATGCTTTCCACCGATCCCGGTTCCAAAAATGACATTACCGCCTGGGCGAAACGGACGGGGAACGAGCTGGTCGAAACTGTGGAAGACAGCGGCGTATTCAAGTTTTATCTCAAAAAATCCTGA
- a CDS encoding UDP-3-O-acyl-N-acetylglucosamine deacetylase, whose translation MRYQRTIASPISCAGIGLHTGLKVNMKILPAPEDTGILFRRVDLDDGFEIPADAGHIVDTSLNTTLGKGQALIKTSEHLLAALAGLGIGNAVIELDVPEVPIMDGSAASYIFLLTSAGIRRQSKLQRFIKILEPIEVKDGDRFAALYPSESLEITCEIDFDHPMLKNQRYHYRANEDDFVREIARARTFGFLREVEYLQSQGFALGGSLDNAIVISDYRVLNSEGLRYPDEFVRHKILDAIGDLSLAGCPILGHVQTFKSGHATHASLVHHLLESPGKWKYVTRTDELYSAVPAAQETPVPMPTIVRATA comes from the coding sequence GTGAGATATCAAAGAACAATCGCTTCGCCCATTTCCTGTGCCGGGATCGGCCTGCACACGGGGTTGAAGGTGAATATGAAGATCCTGCCGGCGCCGGAGGATACGGGCATCCTCTTCCGGCGGGTCGATCTTGATGATGGTTTTGAGATTCCGGCGGATGCCGGACACATTGTTGATACCAGCCTCAACACGACCCTCGGCAAGGGGCAGGCTCTGATCAAAACGTCGGAACATCTTCTGGCGGCCCTCGCCGGACTGGGGATCGGGAACGCTGTGATCGAACTCGATGTTCCGGAAGTCCCCATCATGGATGGAAGTGCCGCATCCTATATCTTTCTTTTGACCTCGGCCGGGATCCGGCGGCAGAGCAAACTGCAGCGTTTTATCAAGATCCTGGAACCGATCGAAGTGAAAGACGGCGATCGATTTGCTGCTCTTTATCCATCGGAGAGTTTGGAAATTACCTGCGAAATCGATTTTGACCACCCCATGCTGAAAAATCAGCGGTACCATTATCGGGCAAACGAAGATGATTTTGTCCGGGAAATCGCCCGGGCACGTACTTTCGGGTTCCTTCGGGAGGTGGAATATCTCCAGTCTCAGGGGTTTGCCCTGGGGGGGTCCCTGGATAACGCCATCGTGATCAGCGATTACCGGGTTTTGAATTCCGAAGGGTTGCGCTACCCGGATGAGTTTGTCCGGCACAAGATCCTCGATGCAATCGGCGATCTGAGCCTGGCCGGATGTCCGATCCTCGGCCATGTGCAGACCTTCAAATCGGGCCATGCCACCCATGCTTCCCTGGTCCATCATCTGCTGGAGAGTCCCGGGAAGTGGAAGTATGTGACTCGTACCGACGAACTCTATTCCGCCGTGCCGGCCGCGCAAGAGACCCCCGTGCCGATGCCGACGATTGTGCGGGCCACCGCATAA
- a CDS encoding tetratricopeptide repeat protein: MTKTRKRFFCILLAGFLLRLPFMPLSAYASTPGEADRLFTFAEKLADQQDYYRAITEYKRFLSYFPDDARVPLCRFGIAHAYRMGGKTDQAVRELATLEKDYAGSDTAEEAAFEIGRTYFSARRFEEAEPADEAFLRRYPNSRHHDEAQARLGWSLLYLAKYKAAARAFSSVNEKSPYGPFAAALAEELSAGVRIPRKSPVTAGVLSAVLPGAGQFYTRRPTEGISSFLLNGSFIWATVELFNRGSEVAGVLLGFFETGWYSGGIFGAVNDAHKFNRKARKDFIEELQNRYPLPAGQ, from the coding sequence ATGACAAAGACGCGCAAACGGTTCTTCTGCATCCTTCTGGCCGGATTTCTTCTGCGGCTCCCCTTCATGCCGTTGTCTGCATACGCCTCGACTCCGGGAGAGGCGGACCGCCTCTTCACTTTTGCCGAAAAACTCGCGGATCAGCAAGACTATTATCGGGCCATCACGGAGTACAAACGATTTCTCTCCTACTTCCCCGACGACGCACGAGTTCCCCTCTGCCGGTTCGGAATCGCCCATGCCTACCGTATGGGAGGGAAGACCGACCAAGCCGTCCGGGAGCTTGCAACCCTGGAGAAAGATTACGCCGGAAGCGATACGGCAGAGGAGGCAGCCTTCGAGATCGGCCGTACCTACTTTTCAGCCCGCCGCTTTGAGGAGGCTGAACCAGCCGACGAAGCCTTTCTCCGTCGTTATCCCAACTCCCGGCATCATGACGAGGCACAGGCCCGCCTCGGCTGGTCCCTGCTCTACCTTGCGAAATACAAAGCCGCCGCCCGGGCCTTTTCCTCCGTCAACGAAAAGAGCCCCTACGGCCCCTTCGCCGCCGCCCTTGCGGAGGAGCTCTCCGCCGGAGTCCGGATCCCCCGAAAGTCACCGGTTACCGCCGGGGTCCTGTCGGCAGTTCTTCCCGGGGCCGGACAATTTTATACCCGACGTCCCACGGAAGGAATCAGCTCTTTCCTGCTCAACGGCTCCTTCATCTGGGCCACCGTCGAACTTTTTAATCGCGGAAGCGAGGTTGCCGGAGTCCTTCTCGGTTTTTTTGAAACCGGCTGGTACAGTGGGGGAATCTTCGGTGCGGTAAACGATGCACACAAGTTCAACCGAAAGGCACGAAAGGATTTTATCGAGGAATTGCAGAACCGCTACCCCCTCCCGGCAGGGCAATAA
- a CDS encoding DUF362 domain-containing protein, whose protein sequence is MSPVVAIRKCTSYARYEVEKAVHRLFHDSGGIEQHIRPGMSVLIKPNLLAPRKREEAVNTDPAVVRAVLKEVLRTGAKAVIGDSPGLGKAVKNADRCGIGAVAAEFGVPIIEFRDSIVVGKTREGGFPLELAREALEAEVIINLPKLKTHAQMLMTLGVKNLFGCVVGKRKLQWHFKAGVNREAFARMLVEIYAALKPALTLIDGIVGMEGNGPGSGTPKPFGILAASTDAIALDTVIMTLMGMKPSRLATIRAAGGINAGETSLKKIEVRGDSMESLRIPDLEVPQSSDLEWPLPGFLRKILKSSFTAYPEPDPKQCNLCRICLEACPQQVIFVEKEQLAINTRRCIRCFCCQELCPRGAMKTRQGWLLKRLQK, encoded by the coding sequence ATGTCCCCCGTCGTCGCCATCAGGAAGTGCACTTCCTACGCCCGGTATGAAGTAGAGAAAGCGGTACACCGCCTCTTTCATGATTCAGGAGGAATAGAGCAACATATCCGACCGGGCATGTCGGTCCTGATCAAACCGAACCTGCTGGCTCCCCGGAAGAGAGAAGAGGCCGTCAATACCGACCCGGCCGTGGTCCGGGCCGTGCTCAAGGAAGTCCTGCGAACCGGTGCAAAGGCGGTTATCGGTGACAGTCCCGGTCTGGGGAAAGCGGTAAAAAATGCCGACCGGTGCGGTATCGGAGCCGTAGCTGCGGAATTCGGGGTTCCGATCATTGAGTTCAGGGACTCCATCGTCGTCGGGAAGACCCGGGAAGGAGGATTTCCCCTGGAACTTGCACGGGAGGCCCTGGAGGCGGAAGTAATCATCAATCTCCCCAAGCTGAAAACCCATGCCCAGATGCTGATGACCCTCGGCGTTAAAAACCTCTTCGGTTGTGTGGTGGGAAAGCGGAAGCTGCAGTGGCACTTCAAGGCCGGCGTCAACCGGGAAGCCTTCGCCCGCATGCTTGTGGAAATCTATGCCGCCCTGAAGCCAGCGTTGACTCTGATCGACGGGATCGTCGGAATGGAAGGAAACGGCCCGGGGAGCGGCACGCCGAAACCCTTCGGGATCCTGGCCGCCTCGACCGATGCCATCGCTCTTGATACCGTCATCATGACACTCATGGGGATGAAACCTTCCCGGCTGGCTACGATCCGGGCGGCCGGGGGAATCAACGCAGGAGAGACATCGCTCAAAAAGATCGAGGTGCGCGGTGATTCCATGGAATCACTGCGGATTCCCGACCTGGAGGTCCCCCAATCCTCCGATCTTGAATGGCCCCTTCCAGGCTTTCTCCGGAAAATCCTCAAAAGCAGTTTCACCGCTTATCCGGAGCCCGACCCGAAACAGTGTAACCTTTGCCGTATCTGCCTGGAAGCCTGCCCGCAACAGGTGATCTTTGTGGAGAAGGAACAACTGGCTATCAACACCCGCCGGTGTATCCGATGCTTCTGCTGCCAGGAACTCTGCCCCCGGGGAGCCATGAAAACCCGGCAGGGATGGCTGCTAAAGCGGCTGCAGAAATAG